Proteins from a single region of Desulfonatronum thiodismutans:
- a CDS encoding restriction endonuclease subunit S, translating into MWEKMRISDFGMVVTGKTPSSNNLEFFGDTFPFITPTDMGSCRIVDTERGISNEGYNKFKRQILPPKSICFVCIGATIGKICLTTKDSLTNQQINSVVVNKSKHNPFFVYYLLSTLAERVKGIASGAATPIVNKTTFEDIEVKAPPLPTQRKIASILSAYDDLIENNQRRIKILEEMAQNLYREWFVKFRFPGHEKVKFVESPLGRIPEGWEVRELGDILKLNYGKALKKEDRVDGDIPVYGSSGIVGYHRSAIASGPGIIVGRKGNVGSIFWSDSRFYPIDTVYFVTSNIPLRFLFYDLQTKNFLNNDAAVPGLNRNQAYSLNTVIPSSDLLAKFCQFADDFEQQASALRQKNSTLRRTRDLLLPKLISGEIDVSDLDIAAPEEVEA; encoded by the coding sequence ATGTGGGAAAAAATGCGAATTTCTGATTTTGGGATGGTGGTGACTGGCAAAACCCCGTCCTCAAATAACCTTGAATTCTTTGGAGATACCTTCCCGTTCATTACACCAACGGATATGGGATCATGCCGTATTGTAGACACAGAACGAGGCATATCAAATGAAGGGTATAACAAATTTAAAAGACAAATATTACCACCAAAGTCAATTTGTTTTGTGTGCATTGGAGCAACTATAGGTAAAATATGTTTGACTACGAAAGATAGTTTAACAAACCAACAAATCAATAGTGTTGTTGTTAACAAAAGCAAACATAATCCATTCTTTGTGTATTATTTGCTTTCAACTTTAGCTGAAAGGGTTAAAGGAATCGCGAGTGGTGCTGCAACACCGATTGTAAACAAAACTACTTTTGAGGACATTGAGGTTAAAGCCCCACCCCTCCCCACCCAACGCAAAATCGCCTCCATCCTCTCCGCCTACGACGACCTGATCGAGAACAACCAGCGCCGGATCAAGATTCTGGAGGAAATGGCGCAGAACCTCTACCGCGAATGGTTCGTCAAATTTCGCTTTCCCGGACATGAAAAGGTAAAGTTCGTGGAATCGCCGCTGGGGAGGATTCCGGAGGGGTGGGAGGTCAGAGAACTTGGTGATATTTTGAAATTGAATTATGGGAAGGCGTTAAAAAAAGAGGATCGCGTTGACGGTGACATTCCTGTATACGGCTCAAGTGGGATAGTTGGGTACCATAGGAGTGCCATAGCAAGTGGGCCTGGAATAATTGTTGGTCGGAAGGGTAACGTCGGTAGTATTTTTTGGTCGGATAGTAGATTTTACCCAATAGATACGGTTTATTTTGTAACTTCAAATATCCCGCTACGCTTCCTCTTCTACGATCTTCAGACAAAAAACTTCTTAAACAATGATGCAGCAGTTCCAGGATTAAACCGCAACCAAGCATATTCGCTAAATACCGTTATTCCATCATCCGATTTATTGGCAAAATTTTGTCAATTTGCAGATGACTTTGAACAGCAAGCTAGTGCACTTCGCCAAAAAAACTCCACCCTCCGCCGCACCCGCGACCTGCTCCTTCCCAAACTCATCTCCGGCGAGATTGACGTCTCTGACCTGGATATTGCCGCGCCCGAGGAGGTTGAGGCATGA
- a CDS encoding ATP-binding protein, whose protein sequence is MRVEELLKRPEGKSLEFKQDISAPKNILKSVIAFANTAGGTVVIGRADDGTIVGVDDVLDAEERLANLIADSIAPGMMPEIEAVTVADKALLLIRVAHWPGPFYLKAKGPEDGVFVRLGSTNRQADAATLEALRRLHHTRTFDQLPCAGTDESDLDQAALQRWFAHQKRPLNVSALESLGMLTHQGGRRVASNAGVILFGTTEARQRCFPDARISCARFLGRDKSEFLDRQDMNGLLEALVDVPKFIARNTRLASRINGMQREDVSEYSAVALREVLVNAVAHADYALSGMRFFVSIFSDRLEIQSPGMFPFGMTLENFKAGVSRIRNRAICRVLREMGLMEEWGSGYQRITSSCRQGGYPELEWLELGSCVRVVFPSRLELSTDEPVRAATANDPVSEPVNDPVNELVNERQKWFLDQLKQGVPVKAEGIVQHWGVSPATAKRDIAALRQRKIIEFSGAPKTGVYRLKTKKESAP, encoded by the coding sequence ATGAGGGTCGAGGAACTGCTGAAACGCCCGGAAGGCAAGTCCCTGGAGTTCAAGCAGGACATCTCCGCGCCGAAGAATATCCTCAAGTCTGTGATCGCTTTTGCCAACACCGCCGGCGGTACGGTGGTCATCGGGCGGGCTGACGACGGGACGATTGTCGGGGTGGATGACGTATTGGACGCGGAAGAGCGTCTGGCCAATCTGATCGCTGACAGTATCGCCCCGGGCATGATGCCGGAAATTGAGGCCGTGACCGTGGCGGACAAGGCTTTGCTCCTGATCCGGGTGGCGCACTGGCCCGGGCCGTTTTACCTGAAAGCCAAAGGGCCGGAGGATGGGGTGTTTGTCCGGCTGGGGTCCACCAATCGTCAGGCGGATGCGGCGACCTTGGAAGCCTTGCGGAGGTTGCACCATACCAGAACCTTCGACCAACTGCCCTGCGCGGGCACGGACGAATCCGACCTGGATCAAGCCGCCCTGCAACGATGGTTTGCCCACCAAAAAAGACCACTGAACGTGTCGGCCCTGGAATCTCTCGGCATGTTGACGCACCAGGGCGGGAGGCGGGTTGCCTCCAACGCGGGCGTGATCCTTTTTGGAACGACCGAGGCGAGGCAGCGATGCTTTCCGGATGCCCGCATCTCCTGCGCCCGCTTCCTGGGGCGCGACAAGAGCGAGTTTCTTGACCGCCAGGACATGAACGGGCTGCTGGAAGCCTTGGTGGATGTACCGAAGTTCATTGCCCGCAATACGCGCCTCGCGTCCCGGATCAACGGCATGCAACGGGAGGATGTTTCCGAATACAGCGCCGTGGCCCTGCGTGAAGTATTGGTCAACGCCGTAGCCCATGCTGATTACGCTCTCTCCGGGATGCGCTTTTTTGTCTCCATTTTTTCGGATCGATTGGAAATCCAGAGCCCGGGCATGTTCCCCTTTGGCATGACCCTGGAGAACTTCAAGGCCGGGGTCAGCCGGATCAGAAACCGGGCCATCTGCCGGGTGTTGCGCGAGATGGGCTTGATGGAAGAATGGGGCAGCGGCTATCAACGGATCACCAGCTCCTGCCGCCAAGGCGGCTATCCTGAACTAGAATGGCTGGAACTCGGGTCGTGCGTCCGGGTTGTTTTTCCGTCGCGTCTGGAATTATCCACTGATGAGCCTGTCCGAGCCGCTACCGCAAATGACCCTGTAAGTGAGCCTGTAAACGATCCTGTAAATGAGCTTGTAAATGAACGGCAAAAGTGGTTTCTCGACCAACTGAAGCAGGGTGTTCCGGTGAAGGCCGAAGGTATCGTTCAGCACTGGGGTGTCAGTCCGGCCACGGCCAAGCGGGATATTGCCGCATTGCGTCAACGCAAAATCATTGAGTTTTCCGGTGCGCCCAAGACCGGCGTTTACCGGCTCAAAACGAAAAAGGAATCAGCTCCATGA
- a CDS encoding HsdR family type I site-specific deoxyribonuclease → MNPPMDYTEDTLVEKPAIALLEELGWTPFNAFHEFDGGLSSLGRENKSEVILKSRLREALLVLNPDAAPEAIHEAIAELSRDRSRLSMVAANREVYELLKSGVRVSVPDPEGDGESVEVIRVMDWDVPGNNDFLVCSQFWITGEMHTRRADLVGFVNGLPLVLFELKAVHRRLETAFTGNLRDYKDTIPQLFWPNALVILSNGSQSRVGSITAGWEHFAEWKKVDSEDEPARVSLETMLRGVCDPDRLLDLVENFTLFQEAPGGLIKLTAKNHQYLGVNNAIAALIATLSPALSPALSQGERGKEDGENPGQKEKGKGHYRGGYDFGGLVSRARELRQLQTPAEEILWVFLRSKQLFGYKFRRQHQIGDYIVDFYCHAAKLIIEVDGSIHDVPEKQTKDKKKQAYLKGLGYKIIRIPNASILDSPHKALNLIVLHLPSPPGRGAGGEGNTAEKAKGRLGVFWHTQGSGKSVSMMFFTQKVLRKIPGNWTFVVVTDRLELDGQIYKHFATSGVVTESQAQAESSRHLRQLLGEDHRFVFTIINKFRTERGETHPVLSERDDIIVITDEAHRSQYDTMALNMRTALPKASFLAFTGTPLIVGEEKTRLVFGDYISVYDFQQSVADGATVPLYYENRIPELQLTNANLNADMERLLEEAELDEAQEKKLERDFAREYHLITREDRLEAIAKDLVNHFSSRGFRGKGMMICIDKATAIRMYDKVRNHWDAKIAELRGELDGVNEDDRSALDEDVLTEMEQRIAWMRETDMAVVVSQGQNEIAEMVAKGLDIKPHRKRMLDEDLETRFKKPDDPLRLVFVCAMWITGFDVPSCSTLYLDKPMRNHTLMQTIARANRVFFGKVCGLIVDYVGVFRNLEKALAIYGSKGSSGTDKSEDKKPVEDKSALVAALRHALGETERMCRSHGIHLDAIRAADGLNCVGLLDDAVDALVGTEEIKRGYLDLANVVQRLYKAVLPDPEAKEFAAQVMPIQVIAEKIRDLTPPADISLIMEQVEDLLDRSVATEGYIIHQTHPDYGEENWVDLSGIDFDALAEKFKKGRKRTINEKLKGTLARKLMAMLRLNPTRMDYLEKFQAMIDDYNKGSLNAEEFFHRLKTFAGNLTHEEQRAVSEQLTEEELTLFDLLTKPDIELSEKDKIKVKATARQLLEALKREKLVLDWRKRQQARAEVRVTIEKVLDAGLPRVYTPELFNQKSSAVYQHVYDAYFGDGGSVYGTAA, encoded by the coding sequence ATGAATCCGCCCATGGACTACACCGAAGACACCCTGGTCGAAAAACCAGCCATTGCCCTGCTGGAAGAGCTGGGCTGGACCCCGTTCAACGCCTTTCATGAATTCGATGGAGGTCTGAGCAGCCTGGGTCGGGAAAACAAGTCCGAGGTGATTCTCAAGTCCCGGTTGCGGGAGGCTCTGCTTGTGCTCAACCCCGATGCCGCGCCCGAGGCCATCCATGAGGCCATCGCCGAACTGAGCCGGGACCGCTCCCGCCTGAGCATGGTTGCGGCCAACCGGGAGGTCTACGAACTGCTCAAGAGCGGGGTGCGCGTCAGCGTCCCTGATCCGGAGGGCGACGGCGAGAGCGTGGAAGTTATCCGGGTCATGGACTGGGATGTGCCGGGCAACAACGACTTCCTGGTCTGCTCCCAGTTCTGGATCACCGGAGAGATGCACACCCGCCGCGCCGATCTGGTCGGGTTCGTCAACGGCCTGCCCCTGGTGCTGTTCGAACTCAAGGCCGTGCATCGCCGCCTGGAAACCGCCTTCACCGGCAACCTGCGCGACTACAAGGACACCATCCCCCAACTGTTCTGGCCCAATGCCCTGGTTATCCTCTCCAACGGCAGCCAGAGCCGGGTGGGCAGCATCACCGCCGGTTGGGAACACTTCGCGGAATGGAAAAAGGTGGACAGCGAAGACGAACCGGCCCGCGTCTCCCTGGAAACCATGCTCCGCGGGGTTTGCGATCCGGACAGGCTGCTGGACCTGGTGGAGAACTTTACCCTGTTCCAGGAAGCCCCCGGCGGACTGATCAAGCTGACGGCCAAGAACCATCAGTATCTGGGCGTGAACAACGCGATCGCTGCGCTGATCGCGACCCTCTCCCCGGCCCTCTCCCCGGCCCTCTCCCAGGGGGAGAGGGGGAAAGAGGATGGGGAAAATCCGGGCCAGAAAGAGAAGGGCAAGGGGCATTATCGAGGGGGGTATGATTTTGGCGGTCTTGTGAGTCGCGCTCGGGAATTGAGGCAATTGCAGACACCAGCCGAAGAAATTCTTTGGGTATTTTTGAGAAGCAAACAGCTTTTTGGGTATAAATTTCGGCGTCAGCATCAGATTGGTGATTATATCGTGGATTTTTATTGTCATGCCGCGAAATTGATCATCGAGGTTGACGGCAGCATTCATGACGTCCCTGAAAAGCAAACCAAGGACAAGAAAAAGCAAGCTTACCTCAAGGGTCTTGGGTACAAGATAATCCGAATCCCAAATGCCTCCATTCTTGATTCTCCTCACAAGGCACTCAATTTGATTGTCTTACACCTCCCCTCTCCCCCTGGGAGAGGGGCCGGGGGTGAGGGGAACACCGCCGAGAAGGCCAAAGGCCGTCTCGGCGTGTTCTGGCACACCCAGGGCAGCGGCAAGAGCGTGTCCATGATGTTCTTCACCCAGAAGGTCTTGCGCAAGATTCCGGGCAACTGGACCTTTGTCGTGGTCACGGACCGTTTGGAACTGGACGGGCAAATCTACAAGCATTTCGCCACGTCCGGCGTGGTCACGGAAAGCCAGGCCCAGGCCGAGAGCAGCCGCCATTTGCGCCAACTGCTGGGCGAAGATCACCGCTTTGTCTTCACCATCATCAACAAGTTTCGCACCGAACGCGGCGAAACGCATCCCGTACTTTCCGAGCGGGACGACATCATCGTGATCACCGACGAGGCCCACCGCAGCCAGTACGACACCATGGCCCTGAACATGCGCACGGCCCTGCCCAAGGCCTCGTTCCTGGCCTTTACCGGCACGCCCTTGATCGTGGGCGAAGAGAAAACGCGGCTGGTCTTCGGGGACTACATCAGCGTGTACGATTTTCAGCAGTCCGTGGCGGACGGGGCCACGGTGCCGCTCTATTACGAAAACCGCATTCCGGAACTGCAACTGACCAACGCCAACCTGAACGCGGACATGGAGCGCCTGTTGGAAGAGGCCGAGCTTGACGAGGCCCAGGAGAAAAAGCTGGAGCGGGATTTTGCCAGGGAATACCACCTGATTACCCGCGAGGACCGCCTGGAGGCCATTGCCAAGGATCTGGTGAATCATTTCTCGTCCAGGGGCTTCCGGGGCAAAGGCATGATGATCTGCATCGACAAGGCCACGGCGATCCGGATGTATGACAAGGTGCGGAATCACTGGGATGCGAAGATCGCGGAATTGCGGGGAGAGTTGGACGGGGTGAACGAGGATGACCGGAGCGCCCTGGACGAAGACGTCCTGACCGAAATGGAGCAGCGTATTGCCTGGATGCGCGAAACCGACATGGCCGTGGTGGTCTCCCAGGGCCAGAACGAGATCGCTGAGATGGTCGCCAAGGGCTTGGACATCAAACCGCACCGCAAGCGGATGCTGGATGAAGACCTGGAAACCAGATTCAAGAAACCCGATGATCCACTCCGGCTGGTGTTTGTCTGCGCCATGTGGATCACCGGCTTCGACGTGCCCAGTTGCTCCACGCTATATCTGGACAAGCCCATGCGCAACCACACCCTGATGCAGACCATCGCCAGGGCCAACCGGGTCTTTTTCGGCAAGGTATGCGGCCTGATCGTGGACTACGTCGGCGTGTTTCGCAACCTGGAAAAAGCCCTGGCCATTTACGGTTCCAAGGGCAGTTCCGGGACGGACAAATCAGAAGACAAAAAGCCGGTGGAGGACAAGTCCGCATTGGTGGCCGCGCTGCGCCACGCCCTGGGTGAAACCGAACGGATGTGCCGCAGTCATGGAATCCATCTGGACGCCATTCGGGCGGCTGATGGCCTGAATTGTGTGGGACTGCTGGACGATGCCGTTGACGCTCTGGTGGGAACCGAGGAAATCAAGCGCGGTTACCTTGATCTGGCCAACGTGGTCCAGCGGCTCTACAAGGCCGTTCTGCCCGACCCCGAGGCCAAGGAATTCGCTGCCCAGGTCATGCCCATTCAGGTCATCGCCGAAAAAATCCGTGACCTGACCCCGCCAGCGGATATTTCCCTGATCATGGAGCAGGTGGAGGACCTACTGGACCGTTCCGTGGCCACGGAAGGCTACATTATCCATCAGACTCATCCGGATTACGGAGAAGAAAACTGGGTTGACCTGAGCGGAATTGATTTTGACGCCCTGGCCGAGAAGTTCAAAAAGGGCCGCAAACGAACCATCAATGAAAAACTCAAGGGCACCCTGGCCCGCAAGCTGATGGCCATGCTTCGTCTCAACCCCACGCGCATGGACTATCTGGAAAAATTTCAGGCCATGATCGACGATTACAACAAAGGCAGCCTGAATGCCGAGGAATTCTTCCATCGCCTGAAGACATTCGCCGGGAATCTGACCCATGAAGAACAGCGGGCCGTCAGCGAGCAACTGACCGAGGAGGAATTGACCTTGTTCGACCTGCTGACCAAGCCGGATATTGAACTGAGCGAAAAAGACAAGATCAAGGTCAAAGCCACGGCCCGCCAACTCCTTGAAGCCTTGAAAAGAGAGAAGCTGGTCCTGGACTGGCGTAAACGTCAACAGGCCCGCGCCGAGGTCCGCGTGACCATCGAAAAAGTCCTGGATGCTGGCCTGCCCAGAGTCTATACCCCGGAGCTTTTCAACCAGAAAAGCTCAGCCGTGTATCAGCACGTCTATGATGCCTATTTCGGGGATGGGGGCAGCGTGTACGGAACGGCGGCGTGA
- a CDS encoding protein-disulfide reductase DsbD family protein — translation MKRFFWGREAESMERGWFVSGRAWLFGFLLLLGFGAGLGTGIGPWERPAHGDTTPAPYSSRLETYVLDEALGPLPAGATVGVYWVTPAPGWYAYGHEPGPTGMPTTLQAMLAPGEEYLRVLYPPGVVIEDSLEPGVMVEAFKEATPLFVVLPGEEVLRERDVLHVHLRMLLCSDRSCWPIDLREEHEVADLLERTRHVSGDEPDWTERLLTAAPGATTTPFVRPGVASAPVTEQAFIEYAPERLKPVSFQPGLEVRGLGKALLLALLGGLILNLTPCVLPVVSLKLRGLIPDASSGDLESQRKAFRDHNQLFALGILTFFMILAFLLSLTGMVWGQIFQSPTTVIILATLLLALSLSLFGVFNLPVIDLKMGRKGDSSLSSEGQAYFTGMLATLLATPCSGPFLGGVLAWTLIQPPLVVAGVFFCVGLGMAAPYFVVSFFPNLVRFLPRPGNWTLYLEKALGFLLLATCIYLLTFLPGEFLFPVLILFWTTGMASWIWGGWTNLSHSALRRWSIRAGALVLVLAAGGWALTAKPVSSDWEPFSAELYVQALGADRMLVEFTAEWCPNCKFLEKTVLTPGNLSPFQDKYGLRLVKVDLTHDNPDGMALLRGLGSQSIPLVAIFDRGESAERPMILRDLFTLGQLEQALETAFGRQ, via the coding sequence ATGAAGCGTTTTTTTTGGGGGCGTGAAGCGGAAAGTATGGAACGAGGCTGGTTCGTTTCGGGGCGGGCATGGTTGTTTGGTTTTTTGCTGCTGCTCGGTTTTGGGGCCGGCCTAGGGACCGGGATCGGCCCTTGGGAGCGCCCGGCTCACGGTGACACGACTCCGGCGCCGTATTCGTCCAGGCTGGAAACGTATGTGCTGGATGAGGCCCTTGGTCCTTTGCCAGCCGGCGCGACGGTGGGGGTGTACTGGGTGACTCCGGCACCGGGCTGGTACGCTTACGGACACGAGCCCGGTCCCACCGGCATGCCGACCACGCTGCAAGCCATGCTCGCGCCGGGCGAGGAATATCTGCGCGTGCTGTATCCTCCGGGCGTCGTGATCGAGGACAGCCTGGAGCCCGGCGTGATGGTGGAGGCATTCAAGGAGGCTACGCCGCTATTCGTGGTTTTGCCCGGCGAAGAAGTTTTACGGGAGCGCGACGTCCTTCATGTCCACCTGCGAATGCTGCTCTGCTCGGATCGCAGTTGCTGGCCCATCGATCTGCGCGAAGAGCACGAGGTAGCGGATCTTCTGGAACGAACGCGTCACGTTTCGGGGGACGAGCCGGACTGGACCGAACGGCTGTTGACGGCGGCTCCTGGAGCCACGACGACCCCATTCGTTCGGCCCGGCGTCGCAAGCGCTCCGGTCACCGAGCAGGCATTCATCGAATACGCCCCGGAGCGGCTCAAACCCGTCTCCTTTCAGCCCGGGCTGGAAGTTCGCGGGTTGGGCAAGGCTTTACTGCTGGCCCTGCTCGGGGGATTGATCCTGAACCTGACGCCCTGCGTGCTGCCCGTGGTCAGCCTGAAGCTGCGCGGTCTGATTCCGGATGCCTCCTCCGGGGATCTGGAAAGCCAGCGCAAGGCGTTTCGGGATCACAATCAACTCTTCGCTTTGGGCATTTTGACGTTTTTCATGATTCTGGCGTTTCTGCTCTCCCTGACCGGGATGGTCTGGGGTCAGATATTTCAAAGCCCGACTACGGTGATCATCCTGGCCACGCTTTTACTGGCTTTGAGCCTGAGTCTGTTCGGCGTCTTCAACCTTCCGGTGATTGACCTGAAGATGGGCCGCAAGGGTGACTCCTCCCTGTCCAGCGAAGGGCAGGCGTATTTTACGGGGATGTTGGCCACGCTTTTGGCCACGCCGTGCAGCGGACCGTTTTTGGGCGGCGTCCTGGCCTGGACCCTGATCCAGCCGCCTCTGGTGGTGGCCGGGGTCTTCTTCTGCGTGGGCCTGGGCATGGCCGCGCCGTACTTCGTGGTCAGTTTCTTTCCCAACCTGGTCCGCTTCCTGCCCAGGCCGGGCAACTGGACCCTCTATCTGGAAAAGGCCCTGGGATTTCTGCTCCTGGCCACCTGCATCTACCTGCTGACCTTCCTGCCCGGAGAGTTCCTGTTCCCGGTGCTGATCCTGTTCTGGACCACGGGCATGGCCTCCTGGATTTGGGGAGGATGGACGAATCTGTCGCATTCCGCGTTGCGGCGCTGGTCGATTCGGGCCGGGGCTCTGGTTCTGGTGCTGGCCGCCGGAGGCTGGGCCTTGACCGCCAAGCCCGTATCCAGCGACTGGGAGCCGTTTTCCGCTGAACTGTACGTCCAGGCTCTGGGCGCGGACCGGATGCTCGTGGAATTTACCGCCGAATGGTGCCCGAACTGCAAGTTCCTGGAAAAAACCGTGCTCACTCCGGGCAATCTCTCTCCGTTTCAGGACAAGTACGGCCTGCGCCTGGTCAAGGTGGACCTGACCCATGACAACCCGGACGGGATGGCTCTCTTGCGGGGCCTAGGCAGCCAAAGCATCCCCCTGGTGGCGATCTTTGATCGCGGCGAGTCGGCGGAGCGTCCGATGATTCTCAGAGATCTCTTCACCTTGGGGCAACTGGAGCAGGCCTTGGAAACGGCTTTTGGACGGCAATGA
- a CDS encoding glycosyltransferase, whose product MISVLLPVHNAAATLPDALDSLLRQSFAELEIIAVDDGSDDRSDNGPADESGTSATHAVLQEYARNDRRVRVLGIKHGGIVQALNHGLTGARGAVIARMDADDVSQPERLQKQVDFLRQNREVGLVACRAAFGGSAERAGGYKRHLDWTNTLLDHQQISLGRFRESPLVHPTVMFRKELVDQFGAYRDGPFPEDYELWLRWLSLGVRMAKLPETLYVWNDPPHRLSRTHPRYGVREFYAVKAVYLARWLTKHNPHHPKIMVMGAGRITRRRAEMLLDNGVEITAWLDIDPRKINRRVAGRPVIHRDEAPPPGRAFLVSYVAGHGGAEDIEGFLRGRGYLPGRDYILAA is encoded by the coding sequence ATGATTTCCGTCCTCCTGCCCGTCCACAACGCCGCCGCCACCTTGCCGGATGCGCTGGACAGCCTGCTCCGCCAATCCTTCGCGGAGCTGGAGATCATCGCGGTGGACGACGGCTCCGACGACCGGTCGGATAACGGCCCTGCCGATGAGTCTGGAACGTCCGCCACCCACGCCGTCCTTCAGGAATATGCCCGGAACGACCGTCGCGTCCGGGTGCTGGGAATCAAGCACGGGGGAATCGTTCAGGCCCTGAATCACGGGCTGACCGGCGCGCGCGGGGCGGTCATCGCGCGCATGGACGCCGACGACGTCAGCCAGCCGGAGCGGCTGCAAAAGCAGGTCGACTTCCTGCGGCAAAATCGGGAAGTGGGCCTCGTCGCCTGTCGGGCCGCGTTCGGCGGGAGCGCGGAGCGTGCCGGAGGATATAAGCGGCACCTGGACTGGACCAACACCTTGCTGGATCATCAACAAATCAGCCTGGGGCGGTTCCGCGAATCCCCCCTGGTCCATCCCACCGTGATGTTCCGCAAGGAGCTGGTTGACCAATTCGGGGCCTATCGGGACGGACCGTTTCCCGAAGATTATGAACTCTGGCTGCGCTGGCTGAGTCTCGGCGTGCGCATGGCCAAACTGCCCGAGACGCTGTACGTCTGGAACGACCCTCCGCACCGCCTCTCCCGGACCCACCCCCGCTACGGCGTCCGGGAGTTCTACGCCGTCAAGGCGGTTTATCTGGCAAGATGGTTGACGAAGCACAATCCGCATCACCCTAAAATCATGGTTATGGGCGCGGGCCGGATCACCCGCCGTCGGGCGGAAATGCTGCTGGATAACGGCGTGGAGATCACCGCCTGGCTGGACATCGATCCGCGCAAAATCAATCGCCGCGTGGCCGGCCGTCCCGTCATCCATCGCGACGAAGCCCCCCCACCGGGACGGGCCTTTCTGGTCTCCTACGTCGCCGGTCACGGCGGGGCCGAGGATATCGAAGGCTTCCTGCGCGGGCGGGGATACCTTCCGGGGCGCGACTATATTTTGGCGGCATGA
- a CDS encoding HAMP domain-containing sensor histidine kinase: MKQPRISLGVKILGLISLVTCLVFFGLFAANYYWKQKITIHQIDRLGLRVSELLSMAIDGPMRRGDNPGTHEQFRVASDLYEDIRIYLTDFRGNVTYSTEPETLRRDLLDLYDHPEVRDMLVLSLKGGEGSGRLLELRDRPYYLRVRSIANSPECHHCHGASQPTLGALFEFQDMHEDFSQLRTMQMYGGLMAFGGLAALLACVLLYLRSHLLDRIGKLSRVSQAIRQGNYSEDFSIQGSDELSELGHNLSTMVHRLQAAEKYAAIGEFSTYIAHEIRNPLFAIGGFANTLVRAPGLDDTSMKKVKIILSESKRLDDILRTFINFSRPLELTMSPVRIDMLAKEVTRSLDASILTPNIRARLDMAETIPSIVTDPEMVRQCLKNLIKNAVSTMPSGGELRISVREGRDNVVLEVADTGHGLPSDVLDHPFNPFTSLELAMTRKIVIDLGGELQLESSREKGTTATLRLPKIRSAEVGVREA; encoded by the coding sequence GTGAAACAACCTCGAATCTCCCTCGGGGTGAAAATTCTGGGATTGATTTCCCTGGTGACCTGTCTGGTGTTTTTCGGCCTTTTTGCGGCCAATTACTACTGGAAACAAAAGATCACCATCCACCAGATCGACCGCCTGGGGCTGCGTGTTTCCGAATTGCTGAGCATGGCCATCGACGGCCCGATGCGCCGGGGCGACAACCCCGGAACCCACGAGCAGTTCCGGGTCGCCTCGGATTTGTACGAGGATATTCGGATCTACCTGACGGACTTTCGCGGCAACGTCACCTACTCCACGGAACCCGAAACCCTGCGTCGCGACCTTCTCGACCTTTACGACCACCCCGAGGTCCGGGACATGCTCGTCCTCAGTCTCAAGGGGGGGGAAGGCTCGGGCAGACTCCTGGAACTGCGGGATCGTCCCTACTACCTGCGGGTCAGGAGCATTGCCAACAGTCCGGAATGTCACCATTGCCACGGCGCGAGTCAGCCGACCCTCGGCGCGCTTTTCGAGTTTCAGGACATGCACGAGGATTTCTCCCAGCTTCGGACCATGCAGATGTACGGCGGGCTGATGGCTTTCGGCGGGCTGGCGGCGCTGTTGGCTTGCGTTCTGCTTTATCTGCGCTCACATCTGCTGGATCGCATCGGCAAGCTGTCCCGGGTCAGTCAGGCGATTCGTCAGGGCAATTATTCGGAGGACTTCAGCATTCAGGGTTCGGATGAACTCAGCGAATTGGGGCATAACCTTTCCACCATGGTCCATCGGCTGCAGGCCGCGGAGAAGTACGCCGCCATCGGCGAGTTTTCCACGTACATCGCCCATGAAATCCGCAACCCGCTTTTCGCCATCGGCGGCTTTGCCAACACCCTGGTCCGGGCGCCGGGGCTGGACGACACCAGCATGAAAAAGGTCAAAATCATCCTAAGCGAATCCAAACGACTGGACGACATATTGCGGACGTTCATTAATTTTTCGCGCCCCCTGGAACTGACCATGAGCCCGGTGCGGATCGACATGCTGGCAAAGGAGGTGACGCGCTCCCTGGACGCATCCATCCTTACCCCGAACATCCGCGCTCGGCTGGATATGGCCGAAACGATCCCATCCATTGTCACGGACCCGGAAATGGTACGGCAATGTCTGAAAAATCTGATCAAAAACGCCGTGTCCACCATGCCTTCCGGCGGGGAACTGCGGATTTCCGTCCGAGAGGGCAGGGACAACGTTGTCTTGGAGGTCGCCGACACCGGGCACGGACTGCCCAGCGACGTTCTGGATCATCCCTTCAATCCGTTCACCAGTCTGGAGTTGGCGATGACCCGGAAGATCGTGATTGATCTGGGTGGAGAACTGCAATTGGAAAGCAGCCGGGAGAAAGGAACCACGGCCACGTTGCGTCTGCCCAAGATCCGAAGCGCCGAGGTGGGAGTGAGGGAGGCCTGA